In one window of Gouania willdenowi chromosome 8, fGouWil2.1, whole genome shotgun sequence DNA:
- the LOC114468574 gene encoding uncharacterized protein LOC114468574, giving the protein MEDGQSWMMTTVKLEEEEEKEQILWREVKLSMSETDSDDDDDEGCRRKAVLEELRHPDHVWDGMFAPKMEKSGEEETEEFSDVCSVKEEAKVSYKNKIEGYLTDNNPPQMWRGIQALTNYKGNPPPTSSSRSSTLTEELNSFFARFETTTTHLQSLPPPGSSTPPLSLQEHEVRKNLRAVNPRKAAGPDGIPGAVIKACADQLTGILTTLFNLSLTHATVPTCLKASTIVPIPKKPAIDSLNDYRPIALTSVIMKCMERSVSQHIRDCLPPTFDPHQFAYRANRSTEDAIAITLHTALSHLENKKSYVRMLFVDYSSAFNTIIPDILITKLLKLQIPLPTCNWIKNFLTSRPQSVRLGPHHSSTITLSTGS; this is encoded by the exons atggaggacggacagagctggatgatgactaccgttaaactagaagaagaagaggaaaaggaacaaatattatGGAGGGAAGTGAAACTGAGTATGAGtgagacggacagtgatgatgatgatgatgaaggctgcaggaggaaagctgtgctggaggagcttcgtcatcccgaccatgtgtgggacggaatgtttgctccaaagatggagaaaagcggagaagaagaaacggaggagttttcagatgtgtgctctgtgaaggaagag GCCAAGGTCTCCTACAAGAATAAAATAGAGGGATACCTGACAGACAACAACCCGCCCCAGATGTGGAGGGGCATCCAGGCCCTAACCAACTATAAAGGAAACCCCCCTCCCACATCCTCCAGCCGCAGCAGCACACTGACAGAGGAGCTGAACAGCTTCTTTGCCCGGTTCGAGACCACCACCACACACCTGCAGTCACTGCCCCCTCCTGGTTCCAGCaccccacctctctctctccaggAGCATGAGGTGAGGAAAAACTTAAGAGCAGTGAACCCCAGAAAAGCTGCTGGTCCTGACGGCATCCCAGGGGCTGTGATtaaagcatgtgcagaccaaCTGACAGGGATCCTCACCACACTCTTCAACCTCTCCCTGACACATGCCACCGTCCCCACATGTCtgaaggcctccaccatcgtccCCATCCCCAAAAAACCTGCCATAGACAGCCTAAACGATTACAGACCGATCGCTCTGACGTCTGTAATCATGAAGTGCATGGAGCGGTCAGTTTCTCAGCACATCAGAGACTGCCTCCCTCCCACCTTCGATCCACACCAGTTTGCCTACAGGGCAAACCGATCCACAGAGGACGCCATCGCCATCACACTTCACACAGCGCTGAGTCATCTGGAGAACAAGAAGAGCTATGTGAGGATGCTTTTCGTGGACTACAGCTCAGCGTTCAACACAATCATTCCGGACATCCTAATCACCAAACTGTTGAAATTACAGATACCTCTCCCCACCTGCAACTGGATTAAAAACTTTCTGACGAGCCGCCCACAGTCTGTCAGACTCGGCCCCCACCACTCCTCCACCATCACACTCAGCACTGGTTCTTGA